Proteins encoded together in one Eublepharis macularius isolate TG4126 chromosome 2, MPM_Emac_v1.0, whole genome shotgun sequence window:
- the GRK2 gene encoding beta-adrenergic receptor kinase 1, giving the protein MADLEAVLADVSYLMAMEKSKSTPAARASKKIVLPEPSIRSVMQKYLEDRGEVTFDKIFSQKIGYLLFRDFCLNQVEEAKPLVEFYEEIKKYEKMDSEEDRAIKSRQIFDMYIMKELLSCSHPFSKTATEYVQSRLSKKQVPPDLFQPYIEEICQCLRGDIFQRYFESDKFTRFCQWKNVELNIHLTMNDFSVHRIIGRGGFGEVYGCRKADTGKMYAMKCLDKKRIKMKQGETLALNERIMLSLVSTGDCPFIVCMSYAFQTPDKLSFILDLMNGGDLHYHLSQHGVFSETEMRFYAAEIILGLEHMHNRFVVYRDLKPANILLDEFGHVRISDLGLACDFSKKKPHASVGTHGYMAPEVLQKGVAYDSSADWFSLGCMLFKLLRGHSPFRQHKTKDKHEIDRMTLTMAVELPDSFTPELRSLLEGLLQRDVNRRLGCMGRGAAEVKESSFFKGLDWQMVFLQKYPPPLIPPRGEVNAADAFDIGSFDEEDTKGIKLLDSDQELYRNFPLTISERWQQEVTETVFDTVNAETDKLEARKRAKNKQLGHEEDYALGKDCIMHGYMSKLGNPFLTQWQRRYFYLFPNRLEWRGEGESPQSLLTMEEIQSVEETQIKDRKCILLKIRGGKQFVLQCDSDPELVQWKKELREAYKEAQQLLQRVPKMKHKPRSPVVELSKVPLIQRSSSSTNGL; this is encoded by the exons ATGGCCGACTTGGAGGCTGTGCTCGCTGATGTGAGCTACTTGATGGCTATGGAGAAAAGTAAATCAACTCCAGCAGCCAGAGCCAGCAAGAAGATCGTACTACCTGAGCCGAG CATCCGCAGTGTTATGCAGAAATACTTGGAAGACCGGGGTGAGGTGACCTTTGACAAGATATTTTCTCAGAAGATTG GGTACCTGCTATTCCGAGACTTCTGCCTAAATCAGGTGGAGGAAGCCAAGCCACTGGTGGAATTCTATGAAGAG ATCAAGAAGTATGAGAAGATGGATTCTGAGGAGGATCGTGCAATTAAGAGCCGCCAGATCTTTGACATGTATATCATGAAGGAGCTGCTGTCCTGCTCTCAT CCATTCTCCAAGACTGCCACAGAGTATGTGCAGAGCCGCCTCAGCAAGAAGCAAGTACCACCTGATCTGTTCCAG CCATACATTGAAGAGATTTGTCAATGCCTCCGTGGAGATATTTTCCAGAGATACTTTGAGAG TGACAAGTTCACACGGTTCTGTCAGTGGAAGAATGTAGAGCTGAATATCCAT CTGACCATGAATGACTTCAGTGTCCATCGCATCATTGGGCGTGGCGGCTTTGGCGAGGTCTATGGCTGCCGGAAAGCAGACACAGGAAAAAT GTATGCTATGAAGTGTCTGGATAAGAAGAGAATAAAGATGAAACAAGGGGAGACACTGGCCCTAAATGAGCGCATTATGCTGTCTCTTGTCAGCACCGGG GATTGCCCCTTCATCGTGTGCATGTCGTATGCCTTCCAAACACCTGACAAGCTCAGCTTCATCCTGGACCTCATGAATG GGGGCGACCTACATTATCACCTTTCCCAGCATGGAGTCTTCTCTGAGACTGAGATGCGTTTCTATGCAGCAGAGATAATTCTGGGGCTGGAACACATGCACAATCGCTTTGTGGTGTATCGTGACCTCAAG CCAGCCAATATCTTGCTGGATGAGTTTGGGCATGTTCGTATCTCAGACCTGGGTCTTGCCTGTGATTTCTCCAAGAAGAAACCTCATGCCAGTGT GGGCACGCATGGGTACATGGCACCAGAGGTTCTGCAGAAAGGTGTGGCCTATGATAGCAGTGCTGACTGGTTCTCTCTAGGCTGCATGCTCTTCAAACTACTGAGAGG ACATAGTCCCTTTCGGCAACACAAGACTAAAGACAAACATGAGATCGACCGTATGACACTCACCATG GCTGTGGAGCTGCCGGATTCCTTTACACCCGAGCTACGCTCCCTGTTGGAAGGGTTGCTTCAAAGAGATGTCAATCGTCGCCTGGGTTGTATGGGCCGTGG GGCGGCTGAGGTAAAGGAGAGTTCTTTCTTCAAGGGCCTAGACTGGCAGATGGTTTTCCTACAGAAA TACCCACCACCCTTGATCCCACCCCGCGGGGAAGTGAATGCAGCTGATGCTTTTGACATTGGTTCCTTTGATGAAGAGGATACAAAAGGAATCAAG CTACTGGATAGTGACCAGGAGCTCTATCGTAACTTTCCGCTCACCATCTCAGAGCGTTGGCAACAGGAGGTGACAGAGACTGTTTTTGACACAGTCAATGCAGAGACTGACAAACTGGAGGCCCGCAAAAGAGCAAAGAACAAGCAGCTGGGCCACGAGGAAG ATTATGCCCTAGGCAAAGACTGCATCATGCATGGCTATATGTCAAAACTGGGGAACCCTTTCCTTACTCAGTGGCAGAGGAGATACTTCTACCTCTTCCCAAACCGGTTGGAGTGGCGTGGAGAAGGAGAATCCCCG CAATCTTTGCTCACCATGGAAGAGATCCAGTCAGTGGAGGAGACGCAGATAAAGGATCGAAAGTGTATTCTACTGAAGATCCGGGGAGGCAAGCAATTTGTCCTGCAGTGTGAT AGCGACCCGGAGCTGGTGCAGTGGAAGAAGGAGCTGCGTGAGGCATACAAGGAAGCCCAGCAGCTGTTGCAGAGGGTGCCCAAGATGAAACACAAGCCGCGCTCTCCGGTGGTGGAGCTGAGCAAGGTCCCACTGATCcagcgcagcagcagcagcaccaatgGCCTCTGA